In Hermetia illucens chromosome 1, iHerIll2.2.curated.20191125, whole genome shotgun sequence, one genomic interval encodes:
- the LOC119648713 gene encoding protein PFC0760c-like, protein MPFSNNAPKCEERPESEDDDVVLLDENDEYEEQNKESKEEKVESCEDLIKNSEIETDNKNVSTSKQDSSTKESIQNTAVDNDDDDVVLLDVDDKSNEGTEQPVNEEEKKTEECGKDEPIKEKDEILSTTISNSNKEANNEEEDDDVVLLEEDIVNDDKVKEESSSAPTKTEDASQSTKGESVTSGENADEKKQEKFLGLDNSDNAQDKFPDDSAEGGQAEGETVTIDTDNLLEQVASPQNSRSNDQFDDEEAKQSDTESSELSQDISKKITIEYDSQSKDISIEPEEDASSKAVSDEI, encoded by the coding sequence ATGCCGTTTTCAAACAATGCGCCTAAATGTGAAGAAAGGCCTGAAAGTGAAGATGATGATGTTGTTTTACTTGATGAGAACGATGAATATGAGGAGCAGAATAAAGAGTCGAAAGAGGAAAAAGTCGAATCTTGCGAAGATTTAATTAAGAATTCGGAAATTGAGactgataataaaaatgtttcAACAAGTAAACAAGACAGTAGTACCAAGGAATCTATCCAAAATACTGCTGTAGACAACGATGACGATGATGTCGTGTTGTTAGATGTCGATGATAAGTCCAATGAAGGCACTGAGCAACCTGTCAATGAGGAAGAAAAAAAGACGGAAGAATGTGGTAAGGATGAGCCCAttaaagaaaaagatgaaatttTGTCAACTACTATAAGCAATTCAAACAAAGAAGCGAATAACGAGGAGGAAGACGATGATGTAGTGCTTTTAGAGGAAGATATTGTTAACGATGACAAAGTCAAAGAGGAATCTAGCTCCGCGCCAACGAAAACGGAAGATGCCTCTCAATCTACGAAAGGGGAATCAGTAACATCAGGCGAAAACGCGGATGAGAAAAAACAGGAGAAATTTTTAGGGCTTGACAATTCTGATAATGCACAAGATAAATTCCCCGATGATTCAGCGGAAGGAGGTCAGGCCGAAGGAGAGACTGTAACTATTGATACAGATAATTTGCTCGAACAGGTAGCTTCACCACAAAACTCCCGCTCTAATGATCAATTTGATGATGAAGAAGCGAAGCAATCCGATACCGAAAGTAGTGAACTGTCCCAAGATATATCCAAGAAAATTACAATCGAATACGATAGCCAAAGCAAAGATATCTCCATAGAACCAGAAGAAGATGCAAGCAGTAAAGCCGTTTCAGATGAAATATAA